The stretch of DNA TGAGTAAAACAACGGAATGACTGGTATCTGGGCAGAGTGTCCCATCTGCGACGATGTCGTGAGTCCCGAGGGAATTCTGAGCAACGACACGACAGCAGAGTCAAGTGTTCTGCACTATTACGCTGCCAGGAGGCCGACTAATGAAGATTTCTGAAGAACTCCAATGTCTGTTTTCAGCTTCGATTGAGGAACAGGACGGGTCGTACGTGATCGACGTTCCAGAGCGCGAGCTACAACTGGGTGATCTACAGCAAGGAGAAACATATCGCGTCGCACTCGTGTCTTCCCCGACACAGAGCGAGCCAGAACAGAGCGAACAGGCTGAAACGAGATCACAGTCCCAGCGTGAGCCACAGGAACCACCAGTTGAGGAAAGTGAGACTCGAGAAGTCGAGATTGAGGACATCGGCGAACAGGGTGATGGCATCACTCGGGTCGAACGTGGTTTCGTCGTGATCGTCCCGGATACGAAAGAGAGTGAGCGAGTGAAAATTGAGATTACCGATGTACGGCAAAACGTCGCTTTCGCCGAGGTCGTCGAACGGTTGAGTTACTACGAGTAATTCCTCGATTTTCGGTGCGAGAAGAGGACGAACAGACACTCGCAGTTATTGTACGAATAGGTTTTCCGTAGAGTCAAACTGCACTTACAGCTCAGGGAAGGTGGATTTCGACGGGGAGGAACGAACGACGGAGTGGGGCGGGGTGAAAGCCCTCCCGCGAGAGTTGTGCGACCACGTTAGTGACGGTTGTGGAGTCGGAAGTCAGGCTACTCGGGTCGCGTTCTGGTTCGGATTCGAGGTTACGGAGAATCGAGGAGAAAGCCTCGCGCTTCAGCGCGGGGATGAAGCCGACACTTCCTTTCACACTCCACGGTCGATGGCACAGCTGGATATTCCACGCTACTTCCAATCCAATCCCTCAAGTAATTCTGTCTACATCGGTTACGTATGGCGATACAGGTCGTCACCCGCACCTACACTGCTTCCATACGGAATCAGTCTCGGGTGCAGGACGATCTTGATTCGCTCGGGTTCGCCGCCTCGAAACTCTGGAACGTCGGACGGTGGACATGTAGTCGCATCTGGGATGAAATCGATCACATCCCGAACCACAACGAACTCACCACGTACCTCAAAACCCACGAACGCTATGATGACCTGCATTCGCAGTCAAGTCAGCGAGTCCTCCAAGAACTCGCTGAGGCGTTCAACGGCTGGTACGGCAAACGACGTAACGGAGATACACGAGCGAACCCGCCCGGCTACCGCAAACACAGCGACGAACACCCGCGTTCAACGGTGACGTTCAAAGCCGCTGGCTTCAAACTCGACACCCAGTACAACCGTGTTCGACTCTCAAAGGGGTCAAACCTCAAAGAATATTGGTCGGACTTCATTCTCTGTAAATACCAGACCCGCCCCGGCGTTGACCTCTCCACTGTGGAGAACATCCAACAGGTTCGGGCTGTCTGGACGGAGGACGAGTGGGAACTACACTTTGTTTGTAAGGTCGAGATTGACGTGGCTGAAGCCCCCGGTGAAAAGACGGTGGGTGTTGATTTCGGTATCAACAACTTTGCTGCACTCGCCTACGAAGACGGCCACGCTGAGCTATACCCGCTGACCTGTCTGAAGCAGGACGACTACTACTTCAGCAAGCGGATCGCTCAGTGTGACGACTCGAACTCTGTGCAGGCCACGCAGCTAAACCACAAGAAGTCGGCTCGTCGCACTCACTACTTCCACACGCTCTCGAAACACATCGTTCAGCGATGTGTCGAGCAGAGAGTCGGAACCATCGTGATTGGTGACCTCTCCGGCATCCGCGAGGATGAGGAGAATGGCGAGTCGAAAAACTGGGGCAGACACGGTAATCTTGATCTCCATTCGTGGGCGTTCGACCGATTCACCGACCTGCTCGAATACAAGGCCGAGATGGAGGGCATCGCGGTAGAAGCAGTACCCGAGCGAGATACATCGAAATCGTGTTCGTGTTGTGGTCGCAAGTGCGACGCGAATCGTGTTGAACGTGGGCTGTACATCTGCGATGAGTGTGGGATGGTGGCGAACGCAGATGTGAACGGTGCGGAGAACATTCGACAGAAAGTAACTCCGAGTCCCGCTACGAATGGCGGAGATAGGAGTAACGGCTGGTTGGCACAGCCATCTACGCTCCTGTTTGACACGAAAACTGGTGCGTTCGCACCTCAAGAACAGGTAACGTCGTAAACCACAATATCCCAACCCAGCGGTGCGGTGCCGTGGGAATCCTCGTGCTTCAGCGCGGGAGGATGTCAAGGCTAGTTCTGCGGATTTTGTGTTGCTTGACATTTTCTGGAAGTGGCGCGATTGCTGTCGCTGGCTGGAATGGTTCGACTGGGTGAACGAGACTAGATAGAAGATGAGATTCGAGTGGGAGTGCCCAGAGGATGGCTGCTGGAGCAGCACCCAGGATGTTTGCTCCTCCTCCGATTCCCCTCACCCCCTTGGGGGAATCAAAACACAGGTATTGGTGGCCAATCGCGATTCACCGGACTTCATCGAGGTTGATGGTTTCCTCGGCACTGATCCAGCCGCCGACGTTCCCGCGCTCGATGAGCGCCCAGGTGCCGTCGATGAGCCTGACGAACCGCATCGTTCTTGGAAGGGGACCGGGTCCCGACGGGTACGGGTTGAACTCGTTCTTGTCGTCGGTGACGGGCCGGCTGGGATCTTCGCCGTCGACGATGTCAAGATGGAAGTCGACATCGTCGTCGCCGGTGAGTTCCTCGTTCGTGGGTGGTTGACTGTGACTGTTCGTCGGACCGTGGTCGGAGTTGTTGGTTGACATCGTTCTATTGGAATAGTGAGACTGGATGCGCGGAGTGCGGTGCTGCCTCTGCCGACTAGCTATCTTCGCGCCACCGCTGGCCGCAACTCACACATGAGAGGAGTCTCGTCGGTGGTTCGTCGATGGACCGGAGTTGGACGAGACGATATTGCGCTCGATCATGAGCACACTCTGGACACCGGCACGTCGTCGTTGGAAGTCCAAGACCCGGCCTGTCGTCGCTCGCCACGGCAGTCTCCGAGGTGTCGGGGGTTGCAACGCCAATGAGTACGCTCTCGTTCGTGTCGTCCGCTGTCTCCGTCTCTACCTCTCCCTCCTTGTCGTCATCAAGGGCGGTTCCGAAAAGGTCGAGGTCACGGATAAGCGCCCAGAGACGACGCTTACCTTGGGGAACGGGAGTAACGGGAACAGGCGTGGATTCGGGACGGCCCGTCGAGACGACCTCCCTGATGGCCGCGCCGATCTCGTCCTCTTCGGCGTCAAGGTCAACGATAATGGAGACCACGTTCGCTTGTTCGCGCCACCAAGTTGGGAGTGGTATCTTGCTATCGTCCTCGTCGAATATCTCGGTGGCTTTGAGCCATTCGAGGGCGTCCAGCTTCTCGCCCTTCTCTTGGTCGAGTCTGTCGACGGGAGCATGCACGGGACGGGAGACTTCTTCGACGCCGGGAGCGCCCAAGGGGGGAATCGTACACGCGCTGTGCACTTGGAAGGGCTGTTCGATGCCCTGTTCGCGGTGACGCTTGGCGTATTTCTCCCAGTCGACGTTCGGGATGTCGCCTCTGGGAGCGGGTCCGTCGCCACGCTCGAGAACTTCGATATGCGTCTCGGAGTCAGCGGCGAGAGTGGCCTGTCCCTGGTACTTCCCGACTTTCCCGGCACGAATCCGAACGAGATCGCCTTCGTGGAGGATGACACCCTGTTGAGAGCGTGTCCACACGGTGAATTTGATGGTATCGCCGGCGTCGTCTTTGATGAGGCCGACCTGCTGTTGGCTCCCTGATTTGGGTTGCCAGAGGGTCGTGACTTCGCCCTGGATGTCAGCCTCGGCGTTGTACTTCGAGGGGATAATCGGCACGGACGAGATAGGTTGGATGACGCTCGCCTCCTGATAGAGCTGGTCCAACGTGTTGGACTGAGCGGTGAAGACGTCCTGACCGCTCCGGACTTTGCGTGCGAGCAGGTGTCGGAGTACTTCGTCACCGGGGCCGGTGATAAGGTGGTCTTCGATTCGAGCAGCGGCCTCGCGGACAGCCTCAGCCTCGTTGTCGTCGATATCTTCGAATGCGTTGTTGCGGATGATTCCCTCCCCGAGGACGCGCTCGTTGCGCTTGGACTGGCGTTCCTCGCGCTCTTCGACGAGCTCCTTACGGCATCGTGTCTCGCGGTCGATGCCGACCACGTGGGCGGCCAAGGCCTTCTCGCGCTGGCGTTTGCGTTCCTCACGGAGTCCGTGCAGGCGTTCCTGGGCTTCGAGTGGGAGTCCAGTGAGGTCCTCGTCGGCGAGGTCGATAGGATCGACGTCGCGACCTTCGGTAGTGCGAAGGCTCGCACCGATCCAGTATGCGTCGAGTTCGTAGTTTCCATTTCCTTCGATTTCGAGGCCGAACTCGTCGTATTCGGGCTCACGACGGGCAGCCATCATGAGCTCGCCAGCGTTCTCGAGGCGGATGCCGAGGCAGTCGCTTTCGAGGTGCGGTGACTCGTAGAGGCCGCGCATGGTGAGTTCGTCGAACCGGTCGTCCTGTTCGACGTCGCCGTTCGTGAGTTGGTCGTCTCCGTTGTGGTAGTACGTCATCTGGTAGTCACTCTATCTGGGTGAGGTCTGAGCCGGCAGCGGCGCTGCTGGCGACCCTCTCTCACTCCCTCAACCCCATTTGGGGTCCAAAACTGAGCGCGAGCTAGCCGATCGCGTCTATACTAAGTAATCGCGAACATCGAGTCAGCTGTAGAGGGGCAGGACGTCCGAAAAGAGGTGGTCGATGATTTCCCACAATCGGAGCGACGGCGTTTCATGTTCGAACGAGAAGGGTTGGTAATCAGTCTCGCCCTCGTCGGTGTACTGGAAGTGCGCGGGACCGAGATCGGGATGGTCTTCGTCCTGATGCCAGCCAGCATGGAAGCCCGTATTCGGGTCGCTATAGTTGACGCGGAACCAGTCGTCGCGGGTCTGGCGATACCAGGTGATGGTGAGTGTCGGCGATTCTGGACCTGTCTCGATGTCGAGGCGATTGGGATCGAACGTCGCTTCGAGTTGCTCGGCTTTTGCCCGGTCGGGGAGGAACTCAACACGACTGATTTCAGGTACACGGTCAAGTACGTCTCGTTTGAGTTGATAGTACAGGTTCGCGTTGGGATCGCCGCCGAGATGTGGGACCCCCATGGACTAGTCGCTGGCCTCTACAAACGCCGCACTGGAGCTCAGGAAGTCCCACTCGCGAACGGCGAATCTGACAATCTTGAGCCGGCCTTCGAGGTGTTCCCAGGTTCGAGCGATGTCTCGGCGTTCAGCTTCTTCGTCGGAACTGAGGTCAGCATCGGCGATAGTCGCTCGAAGTTCGTTCGGAGAGGAGACATCGTACATTGATTTCCACTCCTGGATCCGGGTTTTTATCTCGCCGAGGCGGTCGGTCAATTCCTCGACGGAGCCTGCGTCGTCACAGAGCGCCATCGCCTCGCGCATTGCCTGATGACGATAGTCGGGGCGGTAGGTCGTATGCTGACCGTCGTCATCACGGCGAATGACGCCATTATCGACGAGGCGTTCAAGGACGCGTTTTGTAGGTTCGTAGGACCAATCGGCTTCGGAGGCGATCCAGTTCGCAGTACGCGGTTCGGTTAGCTGACGGGCGACCATCCGGACGCGATCTTCGCCTGTGGTCAGCTGGGTCACGAGCGGTGGGTTCTGGTCTCCGTCACTGGAGCTGTCGTCGCGGGTCATACCTGCAGATTCGTGTCGTGGCTTAATATAGATAAAGGGTAGTTCGTCCTATATCGAGGGGAATCGTACTGCTACTCGGAGGTCGTTCCTTTCGAAGGGTGTGTACGCTCCCAATCAATTCCGGGAACGGCGAGGATTTTTATCGAGCAGCGATGTCTGGAGAAAGTGCTTGCGTCAATACCGGG from Haloplanus rubicundus encodes:
- a CDS encoding DUF7342 family protein codes for the protein MTRDDSSSDGDQNPPLVTQLTTGEDRVRMVARQLTEPRTANWIASEADWSYEPTKRVLERLVDNGVIRRDDDGQHTTYRPDYRHQAMREAMALCDDAGSVEELTDRLGEIKTRIQEWKSMYDVSSPNELRATIADADLSSDEEAERRDIARTWEHLEGRLKIVRFAVREWDFLSSSAAFVEASD
- a CDS encoding TRAM domain-containing protein; this encodes MKISEELQCLFSASIEEQDGSYVIDVPERELQLGDLQQGETYRVALVSSPTQSEPEQSEQAETRSQSQREPQEPPVEESETREVEIEDIGEQGDGITRVERGFVVIVPDTKESERVKIEITDVRQNVAFAEVVERLSYYE
- a CDS encoding RNA-guided endonuclease InsQ/TnpB family protein; translation: MAIQVVTRTYTASIRNQSRVQDDLDSLGFAASKLWNVGRWTCSRIWDEIDHIPNHNELTTYLKTHERYDDLHSQSSQRVLQELAEAFNGWYGKRRNGDTRANPPGYRKHSDEHPRSTVTFKAAGFKLDTQYNRVRLSKGSNLKEYWSDFILCKYQTRPGVDLSTVENIQQVRAVWTEDEWELHFVCKVEIDVAEAPGEKTVGVDFGINNFAALAYEDGHAELYPLTCLKQDDYYFSKRIAQCDDSNSVQATQLNHKKSARRTHYFHTLSKHIVQRCVEQRVGTIVIGDLSGIREDEENGESKNWGRHGNLDLHSWAFDRFTDLLEYKAEMEGIAVEAVPERDTSKSCSCCGRKCDANRVERGLYICDECGMVANADVNGAENIRQKVTPSPATNGGDRSNGWLAQPSTLLFDTKTGAFAPQEQVTS